A portion of the Aphelocoma coerulescens isolate FSJ_1873_10779 chromosome 1, UR_Acoe_1.0, whole genome shotgun sequence genome contains these proteins:
- the HSF2BP gene encoding heat shock factor 2-binding protein isoform X2 — MWRSAGLAGDAQKAETKEEFVKVTRRDLERLTTEVMQLRDFLPKIVNGDILGTFQKLDAIESNLEKKEEEIEQLRMDCEHFRARLEMAQADCMREKKEKLDLRQQLNEAKQQLLQQAEYCTEMGAAVCTLLWGVSSNEEAVKSILGASKAVKFFTITAQTMESFVKSLSEDMKQQDLDSEENQFVLALAGIVTNVAALACGREFLVSSSRELLDTMMHLLGDMKPGLCNKFKVLMLMSLYNVSINLKGLKYISESPGFIPLLWWLLNDAVRPPFCNCQRSGLEHFSDKDLLKNKK; from the exons ATGTGGCGCAGCGCCGGCCTCGCTGGCGACGCGCAG aAGGCTGAGACCAAAGAGGAATTTGTAAAAGTTACAAGGAGGGATTTGGAAAGGCTGACAACTGAAGTTATGCAACTGCGGGATTTCTTACCCAAAATAGTAAATGGAGATATCCTGGGGACATTCCAGAAGCTGGATGCTATTGAATCAA acctggagaaaaaggaggaggaaatagAGCAGCTGAGAATGGATTGTGAACACTTCAGAGCCCGTCTGGAAATGGCCCAGGCAGATTGCATGAGAGAGAAGAAG GAGAAACTGGACCTGCGGCAGCAGCTGAACGAGgccaagcagcagctcctgcagcaggcagAGTATTGCACAGAGATGGGAGCAGCAGTGTGCACCTTGCTCTGGGGGGTGTCCAGCAACGAGGAGGCTGTGAAATCCATTCTAGGAGCA AGTAAAGCAGTAAAGTTTTTCACAATCACTGCCCAGACCATGGAGAGCTTTGTGAAGTCATTAAGTGAAGACATGAAACAGCAGGATTTGGATTCTGAGGAAAATCAGTTTGTATTAGCTTTGGCAGGGATTGTAACAA ACGTGGCTGCGCTGGCGTGTGGCCGTGAATTCCTGGTCAGTTCCAGTCGGGAATTACTGGACACAATGATGCATCTCCTGGGAGACATGAAGCCAGGACTCTGTAACAAATTTAAAGT GCTAATGCTAATGTCACTTTACAATGTGAGTATCAACCTGAAAGGCTTGAAGTACATCAGTGAAAGTCCAGGTTTTATTCCCCTGCTTTGGTGGCTGTTGAATG ATGCAGTAAGACCTCCATTCTGTAACTGCCAAAGGAGTGGATTGGAACATTTCTCTGACAAGGATCTCTTGAAGAATAAGAAGTAA